Proteins encoded by one window of Methanoculleus sp. SDB:
- a CDS encoding glutamyl-tRNA amidotransferase → MNVIIGLEIHCQLSTKTKLFCGCSTDYRDDGPNTHVCPVCLGLPGAMPRLNRGTVDYALRVAKALNLTVLEESVFSRKNYFYPDLPKGYQITMYDKPLAEGGWLEIEADDGTPKRIGITRIHLEEDPGRLVHRTGRDRAGYSLIDYNRSGIPLIEIVTDPDLRSPKEARRFLNKLRATLEYLNVFDGEREGAIRVDANISLKGHNRVECKNISSYKGVEKALTFEITRQKNLIRRGVAIVRETRHFQEGRGITTSSRSKEEENDYRYFPEPDLLPLRVSGWVDDIVLPELPDARRERFIRQYGISENHARTLTGEIRIAEFYEAVAPADANLAATWVADTLLGELAYRSMPIDHFPAEHFAGLITLLKDGRITDRAGVEVLRRLLDACREGREPEMPAEIVARENLGKAEGDAFADIIVSVVRAHPDAVADFVSGKEGALNFLVGMAMKETRGRADPKDLNRRIRAHIEEESE, encoded by the coding sequence ATGAACGTTATCATCGGGCTTGAAATCCATTGCCAGCTCAGCACGAAGACAAAACTTTTCTGCGGCTGCTCGACCGATTACCGTGACGACGGCCCCAACACTCACGTCTGTCCCGTCTGTCTCGGGCTGCCCGGCGCCATGCCCCGGTTGAACCGCGGGACCGTCGACTACGCGCTCAGGGTGGCCAAGGCGCTCAACCTTACCGTGCTCGAGGAGTCGGTGTTCTCCCGGAAAAACTACTTCTACCCCGATCTTCCGAAAGGATACCAGATAACGATGTACGACAAGCCGCTCGCCGAAGGGGGCTGGCTCGAGATCGAGGCGGATGACGGCACGCCGAAACGCATCGGCATCACGCGCATCCATCTCGAAGAGGACCCCGGCCGTCTCGTCCACAGGACGGGCCGCGATCGCGCGGGATACTCCCTCATCGACTACAACCGGAGCGGCATCCCGCTGATCGAGATTGTGACCGATCCCGATCTCCGCTCGCCCAAAGAGGCACGGCGGTTCCTCAACAAACTCCGGGCGACACTCGAGTACCTGAACGTCTTCGACGGCGAGCGCGAGGGAGCCATCCGTGTCGACGCAAATATCTCGCTGAAAGGGCACAACCGCGTGGAGTGTAAAAACATCTCGTCCTACAAGGGAGTCGAAAAAGCCCTCACCTTTGAGATAACCCGGCAGAAAAACCTGATCCGGCGCGGGGTCGCAATCGTGCGCGAGACCCGGCACTTCCAGGAAGGGCGCGGCATCACCACGTCGTCCCGCTCGAAGGAGGAGGAGAACGACTATCGCTACTTCCCCGAACCCGATCTCCTGCCGTTGCGGGTCAGTGGTTGGGTGGACGATATCGTGCTCCCGGAACTGCCTGATGCGCGGCGGGAACGTTTCATCCGGCAGTACGGCATCTCGGAGAACCATGCCCGGACACTGACGGGCGAGATCCGGATTGCGGAATTTTATGAGGCTGTCGCTCCTGCGGACGCGAACCTGGCCGCCACCTGGGTTGCAGACACGCTCCTCGGAGAGCTCGCATACCGTTCCATGCCGATCGATCACTTTCCGGCGGAGCATTTCGCCGGCCTGATCACGCTCCTTAAGGACGGGCGGATCACCGACCGTGCGGGTGTCGAAGTGCTTCGCCGCCTGCTCGATGCCTGCAGGGAAGGGCGTGAGCCGGAGATGCCGGCCGAAATCGTCGCACGCGAGAATCTCGGAAAGGCGGAAGGAGATGCGTTTGCCGATATCATCGTCTCGGTTGTCCGTGCTCATCCCGACGCAGTCGCTGATTTCGTGAGCGGCAAAGAGGGTGCCCTGAATTTCCTTGTCGGCATGGCCATGAAGGAAACGCGCGGGCGGGCCGATCCGAAAGATCTTAACCGGCGCATCCGCGCCCATATCGAAGAGGAGAGTGAGTGA
- the gatA gene encoding glutamyl-tRNA amidotransferase (allows the formation of correctly charged Asn-tRNA(Asn) or Gln-tRNA(Gln) through the transamidation of misacylated Asp-tRNA(Asn) or Glu-tRNA(Gln) in organisms which lack either or both of asparaginyl-tRNA or glutaminyl-tRNA synthetases; reaction takes place in the presence of glutamine and ATP through an activated phospho-Asp-tRNA(Asn) or phospho-Glu-tRNA), translated as MAGTFSFDAPDRWNAFLHRQETVGYGDGALGGLPVAVKDNISTAGLPTTCGSRILEGYVPPYDAHVVTLLKAAGAAIVGKTNMDEFGMGTTTENSAYGPTTNPADPGRVPGGSSGGSAAAVAGGLVPAALGSDTGGSIRCPAAFCGIVGLKPTYGRVSRYGLIAYSNSLEQIGPLAATVSDVSRLMAVIAGYDARDSTSADRPYAHTPSAEIRGTRIGVPAEFFGEGVDEAVGERVRDALAVLEHLGAEIVPCTMPSMAFALAAYYVTCTSEASSNLARFDGVRYGPAVDTKKQWHAAFRELRGDRFGNEVQRRIMLGTFALSAGYYGKYYAKAQVARKAVRDDFARLLRDVDVIAGPTMPTTAWRLGEKSDPLSMYLSDILTVPANLAGVPAISVPCGTVNGLPAGLQIIGRHFEDERVVDVGFAYEQEVRR; from the coding sequence GTGGCGGGAACGTTTTCGTTCGATGCGCCGGACCGCTGGAACGCGTTTCTGCACCGGCAGGAGACGGTCGGGTACGGTGACGGCGCGCTCGGCGGACTGCCGGTGGCGGTCAAGGATAATATCTCCACGGCAGGTCTCCCCACCACCTGCGGCTCGCGCATTCTCGAGGGATATGTCCCTCCCTACGATGCCCATGTCGTCACGCTGCTGAAGGCCGCCGGTGCCGCGATCGTCGGAAAAACCAATATGGACGAGTTCGGAATGGGCACGACCACCGAAAACAGCGCCTACGGGCCGACGACAAACCCCGCCGATCCGGGGAGGGTCCCGGGCGGTTCTTCGGGCGGCAGTGCCGCTGCGGTCGCCGGCGGCCTCGTGCCTGCGGCGCTCGGATCCGATACGGGGGGGTCCATACGCTGCCCCGCGGCGTTCTGCGGCATCGTGGGGCTGAAACCAACCTACGGCCGTGTTTCGCGGTACGGGCTTATTGCCTATTCGAATTCTCTTGAACAGATCGGCCCTCTGGCTGCCACGGTCAGCGACGTCTCCCGCCTTATGGCGGTGATTGCGGGGTATGACGCCCGGGACTCGACGTCAGCCGACCGCCCCTACGCCCATACTCCTTCGGCAGAAATACGGGGCACCCGCATCGGCGTACCTGCGGAGTTCTTCGGGGAAGGTGTCGACGAGGCGGTCGGGGAGCGGGTCCGCGATGCACTCGCCGTGCTGGAGCATCTCGGTGCGGAGATTGTGCCGTGCACGATGCCGTCGATGGCCTTCGCCCTTGCGGCCTACTATGTCACCTGTACAAGCGAAGCTTCCTCTAATCTTGCGCGGTTCGACGGTGTCCGCTACGGACCCGCCGTCGATACGAAGAAACAATGGCACGCAGCATTCAGGGAACTCCGCGGCGACCGTTTCGGAAACGAGGTGCAGCGGCGCATCATGCTCGGCACCTTCGCCCTCTCGGCAGGGTACTACGGCAAGTACTATGCGAAGGCGCAGGTGGCGCGGAAAGCAGTTAGGGACGACTTCGCCCGGCTGCTCCGTGATGTCGACGTGATCGCGGGCCCGACGATGCCGACGACTGCATGGCGGCTCGGCGAGAAGTCGGATCCCCTCTCGATGTATCTCTCCGATATTCTCACCGTCCCCGCAAATCTCGCGGGTGTGCCGGCGATATCCGTTCCCTGCGGCACGGTGAACGGCCTCCCGGCGGGCCTGCAGATCATCGGCCGGCATTTCGAGGACGAGCGGGTCGTTGACGTTGGTTTTGCCTATGAACAGGAGGTGCGGCGATGA
- a CDS encoding glutamyl amidotransferase, protein MVSETEINDIANLADISIPKEELGTFTAQFNSILEYFDLLDAVEAAPSEGAGRYNIFREDIVEPSLDQDAVLSNPGASEDEFIKGPRVM, encoded by the coding sequence ATGGTATCTGAAACTGAGATTAACGATATCGCGAACCTCGCGGACATATCCATACCCAAGGAAGAACTGGGCACGTTTACCGCACAGTTCAATTCAATTCTCGAATATTTCGACCTGCTCGACGCGGTGGAAGCGGCGCCGTCCGAAGGTGCCGGCCGGTACAATATATTCCGCGAGGATATCGTGGAGCCTTCCCTTGATCAGGACGCCGTGCTCTCAAATCCCGGTGCGTCCGAGGACGAGTTTATCAAGGGCCCGAGGGTGATGTAG